The Desulfolucanica intricata genome has a window encoding:
- the pdxT gene encoding pyridoxal 5'-phosphate synthase glutaminase subunit PdxT: protein MLIGVLALQGAFREHQKILADCGVDSVQVRKPEQLTSIDALIIPGGESTTMGKLLKEFTLFKPIIEKAQNGMPVFGTCAGLIMLAKEIKSSNQPSLGLMDMVVERNAFGRQVDSFEADLDIDCLGSEPFRAVFIRAPYIDQVSESVQVLAKYQDKIVLARQGRYLAAAFHPELTNDTRLHNYFINMVENFE, encoded by the coding sequence ATGTTAATTGGTGTTTTGGCTTTACAGGGTGCTTTTAGGGAGCATCAAAAGATTTTAGCTGATTGTGGTGTCGATTCCGTTCAGGTGCGCAAGCCTGAACAATTAACCTCCATAGATGCTTTAATTATCCCGGGTGGGGAAAGTACTACTATGGGAAAACTATTAAAGGAATTTACTCTGTTTAAGCCGATCATAGAAAAGGCACAAAACGGTATGCCTGTTTTTGGAACCTGTGCAGGTTTAATTATGCTGGCTAAAGAGATTAAAAGTTCAAATCAACCCAGCCTTGGTTTAATGGATATGGTGGTAGAAAGAAATGCCTTTGGGCGACAGGTAGATAGTTTTGAAGCTGATTTAGATATTGACTGTTTGGGTTCGGAACCGTTTAGGGCGGTTTTTATCAGAGCTCCCTACATTGATCAAGTATCAGAATCGGTTCAGGTATTGGCCAAATATCAAGATAAGATTGTTTTGGCCCGTCAGGGAAGGTATTTAGCAGCTGCATTTCATCCTGAACTTACTAATGATACACGTTTACATAATTACTTTATTAATATGGTTGAAAATTTTGAATAA
- the pdxS gene encoding pyridoxal 5'-phosphate synthase lyase subunit PdxS encodes MTEKGTWTVKKGLAEMLKGGVIMDVTTPEQAKIAEEAGACAVMALERVPADIRAAGGVARMADPSIILRIMDAVSIPVMAKARIGHFVEAQILESLGVDYIDESEVLTPADEQFHINKNEFKVPFVCGARNLGEALRRIGEGAAMIRTKGEPGTGNVVEAVRHMRIVMSEIRKVQNLPKEELMSMAKEIGAPYELLVQVADNGKLPVVNFAAGGIATPADAALMMQLGCDGIFVGSGIFKSNDPAARAKAIVAATTHYNDPQILADISKDLGEAMPGLEIASIAPEQRMQERGW; translated from the coding sequence ATGACAGAAAAGGGAACTTGGACCGTAAAAAAAGGTTTAGCGGAAATGCTTAAAGGCGGCGTAATTATGGATGTAACCACACCTGAGCAGGCTAAAATAGCAGAAGAGGCCGGTGCCTGTGCTGTAATGGCACTGGAGAGAGTGCCTGCTGATATTAGGGCAGCCGGCGGTGTAGCAAGAATGGCTGATCCGTCAATTATTTTACGTATTATGGATGCTGTTTCTATTCCTGTAATGGCCAAGGCCAGAATCGGTCATTTTGTAGAGGCGCAGATACTTGAATCACTGGGTGTTGATTACATAGATGAGAGTGAAGTACTGACTCCGGCAGACGAGCAATTTCATATTAATAAAAATGAATTTAAAGTTCCTTTTGTTTGTGGAGCAAGAAATCTGGGTGAAGCTCTAAGAAGAATTGGTGAGGGTGCAGCCATGATTCGTACCAAGGGTGAGCCTGGTACAGGTAATGTTGTTGAAGCTGTAAGACATATGAGGATAGTGATGAGTGAAATTCGTAAGGTACAGAACTTGCCAAAGGAAGAATTAATGTCGATGGCTAAGGAAATCGGTGCCCCTTACGAACTTTTGGTTCAGGTGGCCGATAATGGAAAATTACCGGTGGTAAACTTTGCTGCAGGCGGTATTGCTACACCGGCTGACGCTGCTTTGATGATGCAGTTGGGCTGTGACGGTATCTTTGTAGGATCCGGTATTTTTAAATCAAATGATCCCGCTGCCCGGGCAAAAGCTATAGTTGCTGCTACAACTCATTACAATGACCCGCAGATACTGGCTGATATCTCCAAAGACCTGGGAGAAGCAATGCCGGGCTTGGAAATAGCCTCAATAGCTCCCGAACAAAGGATGCAGGAGCGGGGTTGGTAA
- the serC gene encoding 3-phosphoserine/phosphohydroxythreonine transaminase produces the protein MPRVYNFSAGPAVLPEEVLKEAANEMLDYNSTGMSVMEMSHRSKPFEEIITTAEQDLRDLMNIPGNYRVLFLQGGASLQFSMIPMNLMKNGVADYIVTGQWAKKAYQEAQKFGKVNKIASSEDKTFSYIPDCSDLPISKNADYVYICENNTIYGTKFKKLPNTKGKILVSDASSCILSEPVDVTKYGVLFAGVQKNVGPAGVVIVIIREDLITEDVLPGTPIMLRYKTHADAKSLYNTPPAYGIYICGKVFKWLKKIGGLAAIKEHNEKKAKILYDFLDQSRLFKGTVVKEDRSLMNVPFITGDADMDAKFVKEAAVAGFVNLKGHRTVGGMRASIYNAMPIEGVEKLVEFMREFEAKNLK, from the coding sequence ATGCCACGAGTATATAATTTTTCAGCAGGTCCGGCAGTGTTGCCTGAAGAAGTTTTAAAAGAAGCTGCAAACGAAATGTTAGATTATAACAGTACAGGAATGTCTGTTATGGAGATGAGCCATCGTTCTAAGCCTTTTGAAGAGATTATTACTACTGCAGAGCAGGATCTAAGGGATTTGATGAATATTCCCGGTAACTACAGGGTGTTGTTTCTTCAGGGTGGTGCGAGCCTTCAGTTCTCGATGATTCCTATGAACTTAATGAAAAACGGTGTTGCAGATTATATTGTTACCGGACAATGGGCAAAGAAAGCTTATCAAGAAGCTCAAAAATTTGGAAAGGTTAATAAGATTGCATCCAGTGAGGATAAAACTTTTTCCTATATACCTGATTGCTCTGACCTCCCGATTTCAAAGAATGCTGACTATGTTTATATATGTGAGAATAATACTATTTATGGAACTAAATTTAAAAAACTACCTAATACAAAGGGAAAAATATTGGTGTCCGATGCTTCCTCATGTATCTTATCCGAACCGGTAGATGTAACTAAATATGGTGTTCTTTTTGCAGGGGTTCAGAAAAATGTAGGTCCTGCAGGTGTAGTAATTGTAATTATCAGAGAAGATCTAATCACAGAAGATGTTCTTCCGGGAACACCAATAATGTTACGGTATAAGACTCATGCGGATGCAAAATCTTTATATAATACTCCCCCTGCATATGGAATTTATATTTGCGGTAAGGTTTTCAAATGGCTGAAAAAAATCGGTGGTTTGGCAGCAATAAAGGAGCACAATGAAAAGAAAGCAAAGATTCTATACGATTTCCTGGATCAGAGCCGGTTATTCAAAGGCACGGTTGTCAAGGAAGATCGCTCCCTTATGAATGTTCCGTTTATAACCGGCGATGCAGATATGGATGCCAAATTTGTTAAAGAAGCCGCAGTTGCCGGTTTTGTGAATTTAAAAGGTCATAGGACGGTTGGAGGCATGCGTGCATCAATTTATAATGCAATGCCTATTGAAGGTGTTGAGAAGTTAGTTGAATTTATGAGAGAATTTGAAGCGAAAAATCTTAAGTAG
- the serA gene encoding phosphoglycerate dehydrogenase, whose product MRVLVLDGVAEEGLVPLREEQDIEIDIKNKLTEDELIEIIPRYHGMIVRSATKVTQRLLEHADNLIVVGRAGVGVDNIDLVAATNKGVLVVNAPDGNTIAAAEHTMAMMMALARNIPQANATLRNGKWDKKAFLGVELRGKTLGILGLGRIGSNVAKRAQAMDMNIIAYDPYINEEKANSLGVKILPLEEVFKQADFLTAHMPKTKESYHIINEQAFSLMKDGVRVINCARGGIIDEEALYNALKSGKVAGAALDVFEKEPNVDSPLYEFPNVIMTPHLGASTAEAQLNVAVDVAKEIVAALKGDIVKNTVNIPSLNPKTMAAVKPYLELASKLGNFHAQLVSGRINKIEVFYSGELAKQEVTPITTALLKGTLDPVLQETVNFVNAAVLAKSRGIEVIQTTAEQEKDYANLITVKVYSDQGERILAGTLFQGNDPRIVNIDGYRIDAIPSGYMLVIPHIDKPKIIGRVGTLIGEHDINIASMQVGRKVIGGKAVMVLAIDDIVPDETIKEINRIDGVLDVKFVRL is encoded by the coding sequence ATGAGAGTATTGGTTTTAGACGGTGTAGCTGAGGAGGGCTTAGTGCCCTTAAGAGAAGAGCAAGATATAGAGATTGATATTAAAAATAAGTTGACAGAAGATGAATTAATTGAAATTATTCCCCGGTATCATGGTATGATTGTTCGCAGCGCCACTAAAGTTACGCAAAGACTTTTGGAACATGCCGATAATTTGATAGTTGTGGGCAGAGCGGGTGTTGGTGTTGATAATATAGATCTTGTGGCAGCTACTAATAAAGGTGTTTTAGTAGTAAATGCTCCGGATGGAAATACTATTGCCGCAGCTGAACATACCATGGCTATGATGATGGCTTTGGCCAGAAATATTCCTCAGGCCAATGCTACTTTAAGAAACGGCAAATGGGATAAAAAGGCTTTTTTGGGGGTTGAATTAAGAGGTAAAACCCTTGGTATTTTAGGTTTGGGGCGGATTGGTTCTAATGTGGCTAAAAGAGCACAGGCTATGGATATGAATATTATAGCCTACGACCCGTATATTAATGAAGAAAAGGCCAACAGTTTAGGTGTGAAGATATTACCCTTGGAAGAAGTTTTTAAACAAGCAGATTTTTTGACTGCTCATATGCCTAAAACTAAAGAATCTTATCATATTATTAATGAGCAGGCTTTTAGTTTAATGAAAGACGGTGTACGGGTAATTAACTGTGCCCGTGGAGGTATTATTGACGAAGAAGCATTGTATAATGCTTTGAAATCAGGTAAAGTTGCCGGGGCAGCTTTGGATGTTTTTGAAAAAGAACCCAATGTAGACAGTCCTTTGTATGAATTTCCTAATGTAATTATGACACCGCACCTGGGGGCTTCTACTGCTGAAGCTCAGTTGAATGTGGCTGTAGATGTGGCTAAAGAAATAGTTGCTGCTTTAAAAGGTGATATAGTTAAAAATACAGTAAACATTCCATCATTAAATCCTAAAACTATGGCTGCCGTTAAACCATATTTAGAGTTAGCCTCTAAACTTGGTAATTTTCATGCCCAGCTGGTTAGCGGGAGAATTAATAAAATAGAAGTATTTTATAGTGGTGAATTAGCAAAACAAGAGGTTACTCCGATTACTACAGCTTTGTTAAAAGGAACATTGGATCCTGTGCTGCAGGAAACAGTTAATTTTGTTAATGCTGCTGTACTGGCAAAAAGCAGGGGAATTGAGGTTATACAGACAACAGCTGAGCAAGAAAAAGATTATGCTAATTTAATAACTGTTAAAGTGTATAGCGATCAAGGTGAAAGAATTCTGGCCGGAACCTTATTTCAGGGTAATGATCCAAGGATTGTAAATATAGACGGTTATAGAATTGATGCCATTCCCAGTGGCTATATGCTGGTTATTCCTCATATTGATAAACCAAAAATTATTGGCCGGGTTGGTACATTAATCGGTGAACATGATATTAATATTGCCAGTATGCAGGTTGGACGTAAAGTTATCGGTGGTAAAGCTGTTATGGTTTTAGCCATTGATGATATAGTACCTGATGAAACTATAAAGGAAATTAACAGAATTGACGGGGTTTTAGATGTTAAATTTGTAAGACTGTAA